Proteins encoded together in one Micromonospora auratinigra window:
- a CDS encoding ADP-ribosylglycohydrolase family protein — MTDSPPRRASGSLFGLAYGDALGKPTEFLTVAEIVRRYGPTGPRELVGDPALVTDDTQMALAVAGALRDAPTFTPEAVEPLLRRRFLDWAVSPDNNRAPGMTCLRACAELDRGLRWQEATVAGSKGCGANMRVTPVGLLDVDLDTLAGLAQLQAGLTHGHPTGLAASELTAYAVRVLRDGAPLADLPALLVARARAQRTVYRGDWLGDLWQRPGERTPAEFIARGWDECLAALDRLSAALARPDDGGDPCLLTGEGWIAEEALATALLCALRHPDDPVGALARGATTAGDSDSIAALAGAFVGAAHGMAAWPADWATRIEYADQLAAFGAATD; from the coding sequence GTGACCGACTCCCCGCCGCGCCGCGCCTCGGGCTCGCTCTTCGGCCTCGCCTACGGCGACGCGCTGGGCAAGCCCACCGAGTTCCTCACCGTCGCCGAGATCGTCCGGCGCTACGGGCCGACCGGCCCCCGCGAGCTCGTCGGTGACCCGGCGCTGGTCACCGACGACACCCAGATGGCGCTGGCCGTGGCCGGCGCCCTGCGCGACGCCCCGACGTTCACCCCGGAGGCGGTGGAGCCGCTGCTGCGGCGGCGCTTCCTGGACTGGGCGGTCAGCCCCGACAACAACCGGGCTCCCGGCATGACCTGCCTGCGGGCCTGCGCCGAGCTGGACCGGGGGCTGCGCTGGCAGGAGGCCACCGTGGCCGGGTCCAAGGGGTGCGGGGCCAACATGCGGGTCACCCCGGTGGGGCTGCTCGACGTCGACCTCGACACCCTCGCCGGGCTGGCCCAGCTCCAGGCCGGCCTGACCCACGGGCACCCGACCGGCCTGGCCGCCAGCGAGCTGACCGCGTACGCGGTCCGGGTGTTGCGCGACGGTGCGCCGCTCGCCGACCTGCCCGCGCTGCTCGTGGCCCGGGCGAGAGCCCAGCGGACGGTCTACCGGGGCGACTGGCTCGGCGACCTCTGGCAGCGGCCGGGCGAGCGCACCCCGGCGGAGTTCATCGCCCGGGGCTGGGACGAGTGCCTCGCCGCGCTCGACCGGCTGAGCGCCGCGCTGGCCCGCCCCGACGACGGCGGCGACCCGTGCCTGCTCACCGGGGAGGGCTGGATCGCCGAGGAGGCGCTGGCCACCGCGCTGCTCTGCGCGCTGCGGCATCCCGACGACCCGGTCGGCGCGCTGGCCCGGGGGGCCACCACGGCCGGCGACTCGGACTCCATCGCGGCCCTCGCCGGCGCCTTCGTCGGCGCGGCCCACGGGATGGCCGCCTGGCCCGCCGACTGGGCCACCCGGATCGAGTACGCCGACCAGCTCGCCGCCTTCGGCGCCGCCACGGACTGA